One genomic region from Motacilla alba alba isolate MOTALB_02 chromosome 5, Motacilla_alba_V1.0_pri, whole genome shotgun sequence encodes:
- the NIN gene encoding ninein isoform X2 has translation MDEAEQDQYEARLKELFDSFDSTGTGSLGQEELTDLCHMLHLEEVAPALQQTLLQGNLLGRVHFDQFKEALILILSRTLSNEEHFQEPDSSPEAQPKYIKGGKRYGRRSLPEFQESVEDFAEVTVIEPLSEEAHPAHIAASQEHWKTRGSEEEEYEAEGQLRFWNPDDLNASPGASPGPDWIEEKLQEVCEHLGITRDGHLNRKKLVSICEQYGLHAAAGEVLEEVLHNLEQDGTMSIEDFFYGLFRNGKSLTPSASTPYRQLKRHLSMQSFDESGRRTTTPSAMPSTIGFSLFSSLDDGMGYGCVEGVLDCWHQEGIENSQEILKALDFSLDGKVNLTELTLALENELLTTKNGVHQAALASFKTEIRHLLERFDQVAREKEKLRSDLEKAEKLKSLMASEVDDHHAAIERRNEYNLRKLDEEYKERIAALKSELRREREQILQQANKQRLELEQEIEKLKTDENYIRDRLGLALKENSRLENELLESGEKLAECESLASKLQRNLENVLAEKFGDLDPSSAEFFLQEERLAQMRSEYEQQCRELQDQIDELHSELQEFRAQGKVLRPALKSSLSEEFDIDMKSHGTSGIEPDQGLGSEDCNPLNMSIEAEMAIEQMKEQHHRDLHHLKQELEDTVSHYEKQLDEAKAHWEKEQEDMRQKYAEQMNGMEKQITGLQNQIAELQGEAAALREQQEKLSCEHNEEKNKLQTRFDEEKASLQELLRQEHEEDVRARLEQVNEEFRQEREELIQKSVWGEEKMRVLVQTLQEEKGELERGFHEQLKRLAELHALEKEELQEELLRKHQQELEEERKKMASDYNRRASHAQTQFSVDTQTLVNKYEETLQSLEGRYQRELQELAEQQREEKSQWEFERDEIAQEVAEAHEQLKESLASEKAVCSALSQEKDLLEKNFKEEVNKLVCEREQLEKELRELRSAAREQEEKMMEKINQLQNDHEKELKEKDEHISTVEQNGKLVREKLERLDSEYKREKEELNSKLLALESLNRDICERAETEKAQMGLEVSDLRGKIQKLQWETRSFSALQSHYRVLESEYAKAKSQIAASPAAAPLGDDGDVLQNLQKVHEQAVKENVRMAAQILRLQHRLQAAEQELRPASPSCSQAGSEPEEIEPSFEGLPSDCQDVAMGADVSVLPPPEADTTDLEEMSEMDWDLEEGCVKARAGGHPEAQGCWIQGSQAALDADGNQDCDKSLSWVPLLPKKRDLEKAPRPKALHSDVKQQKVHLLNHRIAPKNQGFVSDALKMQVELESAEELSEDSLLLDHTPGAANGDLKSVIAQLWKRMEELEDRSMAQAELLSLQEEIQVENEDLKAEVMQLIEKNRVLEDNLRRLRRLCWEQKESEVESVKFEDENTKFLVEDKGLEGIKELEDVQEQDAQGNPDVPSDTRGGKLEEHPAAFRGQRDKNPQSDGAATRVGRAGMREPNLQVKEKALGRPEERRAVTQGLQSTCTELQQKVDLLRCEAEKLREENAVLKNEVTLLNEEGSASSLKLRELNGSREEMRQKIEAVRKEKVAVQKMVDNLKKQVADLKTRNQQLDSENTELSQRNSKNQADVQDLNQQLARVLKQKEREEGKCTLEEWEKERLLLKEELENSKIESSNMVSSLEMDLSKMKVQAHLLEQENHILKQELEKTKQLPRCPDLADLQNEVASLITKNEKLQKEKEALSEELNRCIDKVAQVSCLESAIGSLKQEQKSWEQQSQALKAQLSLSQDKVQSLGETLQSTNLQMSRLKSDLQLAQQEKESLQQEVMALHKQLQSSSEKNLVLEVAVPPPGLQDQQGPIHWDQQEQRLLRQDNERLQREVQSTKTDLAHSREKIRQLESTILSLKHQKHQSQAGIVKAIEQEKLSLKRECEQLQKELSSANRKISQMNSLERELETSSENEGLRKKQVKLDDQLMEMLQPGGMRSQSSQQQGCATMPREQFLQLQQQLLHTERRSQHLQEELESRPSGTNMQQALLPEQRAVHADSCRRIGHL, from the exons CACTGGAAGACGCGAGGCAGCGAGGAGGAGGAGTACGAGGCCGAGG GACAGCTGCGCTTCTGGAACCCAGACGACCTGAACGCCTCCCCTGGGGCCTCGCCTGGCCCAGACTGGATCGAGGAGAAGCTTCAGGAGGTCTGCGAGCACCTGGGCATCACCAGGGATGGCCACCTGAACAGGAAGAAGCTGGTTTCCATCTGTGAGCAGTACGGGCTGCACGCGGCGGCCGGGGAG GTGCTTGAAGAGGTGCTCCATAACCTGGAGCAAGATGGGACCATGAGCATTGAGGATTTCTTTTATGGCCTGTTTAGAAATGGGAAATCTCTCACCCCCTCAGCATCTACTCCCTACCGGCAGCTGAAACGCCACCTCTCCATGCAG TCCTTCGACGAGAGCGGCAGACGCACGACCACCCCCTCGGCCATGCCCAGCACCATCGGCTTCtccctcttctccagcctggatGATGGGATGGGCTATGGCTGTGTGGAGGGGGTCCTGGACTGCTGGCACCAGGAGGGCATAGAGAACAGCCAGGAGATCCTGAAG GCTCTGGACTTCAGCTTGGATGGGAAGGTGAACCTGACGGAGCTGACGCTGGCGCTGGAGAACGAGCTCCTGACCACCAAGAATGGGGTGCAccaggcagccctggccagcTTCAAAACGGAGATCAGGCACTTGCT ggagaggTTTGACCAGGTGgccagggagaaggagaagctgcGGTCGGacctggagaaggcagagaagcTGAAATCCCTGATGGCCTCGGAAGTGGACGATCACCACGCCGCCATCGAGCGCCGCAACGAGTACAACCTCAG GAAGCTGGATGAGGAGTACAAGGAGAGGATCGCCGCTCTGAAGAGCGAGCTGCGCAGGGAGCGGGAGCAGATCCTGCAGCAGGCCAATAaacagaggctggagctggagcaggagattgaaaagctgaaaacagaTGAGAATTACATCCGAGACCGCCTGGGCCTGGCCCTGAAG GAAAACAGCCGCCTGGAAAACGAGCTCTTGGAATCAGGAGAAAAACTGGCTGAGTGTGAAAGTCTGGCAAGCAAACTGCAGAGGAACTTGGAAAACGTCCTGGCTGAGAAG TTTGGTGACCTGgatcccagcagtgctgagtttttcctgcaggaggagaggctggcCCAGATGAGGAGCGAGTAcgagcagcagtgcagg gagctgcaggaccagATTGATGAGCTgcactcagagctgcaggagttCCGTGCCCAAGGCAAAGTGCTCAGGCCTGCCCTGAAAAGTTCCTTGTCAGAGGAGTTTGACATTGACATGAAGAGTCACGGCACCAGTGGGATTGAGCCTGACCAAG GACTCGGTTCAGAAGACTGCAACCCATTAAATATGAGCATAGAGGCAGAAATGGCCATTGAGCAGATGaaggagcagcaccacagggaTCTGCATCACCTCAAACAGGAGCTTGAAGACACA GTGAGCCATTATGAAAAGCAGCTGGATGAGGCAAAAGCCCACTGGGAAAAGGAGCAAGAGGATATGAGGCAGAAGTATGCTGAGCAGATGAATGGCATGGAAAAGCAGATCACTGGCCTCCAAAATCAAatagcagagctgcagggagaggcagcgGCGCTccgagagcagcaggagaagctcaGCTGTGAACACAAcgaggagaaaaacaaattacagaCGCGTTTCGATGAGGAGAAAGCCAGTCTGCAGGAActgctgaggcaggagcacGAAGAGGATGTCAGGGCCAGACTGGAGCAGGTGAACGAGGAGTTCAGGCAAGAGCGGGAGGAGCTGATCCAGAAGAGTGtctggggggaagaaaagatgAGAGTTCTGGTGCAGaccctgcaggaggagaagggggagcTGGAACGGGGCTTCCACGAGCAGCTGaagaggctggcagagctgcacgccctggagaaggaggagctccaggaggagctgctgaggaagcaccagcaggagctggaggaggaaag gaaaaaaatggcaagTGACTATAACAGAAGAGCATCTCATGCACAAACTCAGTTCTCTGTGGACACACAAACACTTGTgaataaatatgaagaaacCCTGCAGAGTCTGGAAGGACGTTACCAgcgagagctgcaggagcttgCTGAGCAGCAAAGAGAGGAGAAATCCCAGTGGGAGTTTGAAAGGGATGAAATTGCTCAGGAGGTTGCTGAAGCCCAcgagcagctgaaggaaagcTTGGCGAGTGAGAAGGCTGTTTGTTCTGCCCTGAGCCAGGAGAAGGATCTCCTGGAGAAAAACTTCAAGGAAGAAGTGAACAAGCTGGTGTGtgagagggagcagctggagaaggagctgcgAGAGCTGAGGAGTGCTGCCCGGGAGCAAGAGGAAAAGATGatggagaaaataaaccaaCTCCAAAATGACCATGAAaaagagctgaaggagaaagatGAGCATATATCCACAGTGGAGCAAAACGGGAAACTGGTTagggaaaagctggagagaCTGGACAGTGAGTATAAGCGAGAGAAAGAAGAGCTCAATTCCAAACTTCTTGCTTTGGAGAGCTTAAACAGAGACATTTGTGAaagagcagagacagaaaaggcTCAGATGGGTTTGGAAGTCTCGGACCTCCgagggaaaatacagaaattgcaGTGGGAAACACGGAGCttttctgccctgcagagccattACAGGGTCCTGGAGAGTGAGTATGCAAAAGCCAAGAGCCAGATcgctgcttctcctgctgcagctcctctgggagaCGATGGGGATGTTCTCCAAAACCTGCAGAAGGTGCACGAGCAGGCGGTGAAGGAGAACGTCAGGATGGCTGCCCAGAtcctgaggctgcagcaccggctgcaagcagcagagcaggagctgcgacctgccagccccagctgctcccaggctggctcagAACCAGAGGAAATAGAGCCCAGTTTTGAAGGGTTGCCCAGTGATTGTCAAGATGTGGCCATGGGAGCAGATGTCAGTGTCCTTCCACCTCCGGAGGCTGATACTACAGACCTGGAAGAAATGTCGGAGATGGATTGGGATTTGGAGGAGGGATGTGTGAAAGCCAGAGCTGGTGGGCACCCCGAGGCACAGGGGTGCTGGATCCAGGGAAGTCAAGCAGCTCTGGATGCTGATGGCAACCAGGATTGTGACAAGAGCCTTTCTTGGGTGCCTCTGCTGCCAAAAAAGAGAGACCTGGAGAAAGCTCCCAGGCCAAAAGCGCTACACAGCGATGTCAAACAGCAGAAGGTTCATCTGCTAAATCACAGAATAGCTCCCAAAAATCAGGGGTTTGTCTCTGATGCTTTGAAGATGCAGGTGGAGCTGGAGAGTGCTGAAGAGCTGAGTGAAGACTCTCTCCTGCTGGATCACACTCCTGGGGCAGCAAACGGTGACCTGAAGAGCGTAATAGCTCAGCTTTGGAAAAGGATGGAAGAGCTGGAAGACAGATCCATGGCACAGGCTGAACTTCTGTCACTACAAGAAGAAATTCAGGTAGAAAATGAGGATCTGAAGGCTGAAGTGATGCagttaattgaaaaaaatagagTGCTGGAAGACAACCTGCGTAGGCTGAGAAGGCTTTGTTGGGAACAAAAAGAAAGCGAGGTGGAAAGCGTGAAGTTTGAAGATGAAAACACCAAATTCCTTGTGGAAGATAAAGGATTGGAAGGTATTAAAGAATTGGAGGATGTCCAAGAACAAGATGCTCAAGGAAACCCAGATGTGCCCAGTGACACGAGAGGTGGGAAGCTGGAAGAACATCCCGCTGCTTTCAGGGGCCAGCGGGACAAGAACCCCCAAAGCGACGGCGCCGCGACACgagtgggaagagcaggaatgagGGAGCCCAACCTCCAGGTGAAGGAGAAAGCTCTGGGTCgcccagaggagaggagggcagTGACCCAGGGCTTGCAGAGCACgtgcactgagctgcagcagaaggttGACCTGCTGAG GTGTGAGGCCGAGAAGCTCCGCGAGGAAAACGCCGTCCTGAAGAACGAGGTGACTTTATTGAATGAGGAAGGGAGCGCTTCCAGCCTGAAACTGAGGGAGCTGAATGGATCCAGGGAAGAAATGAG gcagaagatTGAGGCTgtgagaaaggagaaagtgGCTGTGCAGAAGATGGTGGACAACCTGAAAAAGCAG GTGGCTGATCTGAAGACCAGGAACCAACAGCTGGactctgaaaacacagaactcAGCCAGAGGAACTCCAAAAACCAGGCAGATGTGCAGGATCTCAACCAACAGCTGGCAAGGGTGCTcaagcaaaaggaaagggaagaggggaagTGTACCCTGGAAgaatgggaaaaggagaggctgctgctgaaagaggAGCTGGAAAACTCCAAAATCGAG TCATCAAATATGGTGTCGTCTTTGGAGATGGATTTGTCAAAAATGAAGGTTCAAGCTCAtctcctggagcaggagaacCACATCCtcaagcaggagctggagaagacAAAACAG CTGCCCAGGTGTCCTGATCTTGCTGACCTTCAAAACGAAGTTGCAAGTTTAATCACTAAAAACGAGaagctgcagaaagagaaagaagccCTGAGTGAGGAACTGAACAGATGCATTGATAAG GTAGCTCAGGTCAGCTGCCTGGAGAGTGCAATTGGCAGCCtgaagcaggagcagaaatcctgggagcagcagagtcAGGCACtgaaagcacagctcagcctctcccaggACAAG gttCAGAGCCTCGGTGAAACTCTGCAGAGCACCAACCTCCAAATGTCCCGGCTGAAATCCGACCTGCAGCTGGcccagcaggagaaggaaagtcTGCAACAAGAAGTGATGGCACTGCAcaaacagctgcagagcagcagtgaaaag AACCTGGTTCTGGAAGTGGCTGTGcctcccccagggctgcaggaccaGCAGGGGCCCATCCATTGGgatcagcaggagcagaggctgctcaggcaggacaacgagaggctgcagagggaagtGCAGAGCACAAAAACAGACCTGGCTCACTCCAGGGAAAAG ATCCGACAGCTGGAATCCACAATCCTCTCCCTAAAGCACCAAAAGCATCAGAGCCAGGCAGGCATTGTCAAAGCCATcgagcaggagaagctgagcttGAAGAGAGAGTGTGAACAGCTTCAGAAGGAGCTGTCATCTGCAAACAGGAAG ATCAGTCAGATGAATTCTCTCGAACGTGAACTGGAAACCAGCTCAGAAAATGAAGGGCTGAGAAAAAAGCAAGTCAAGCTGGATGATCAGTTAATGGAG ATGCTGCAGCCCGGGGGGATGCGTagccagagctcccagcagcaaggCTGTGCCACGATGCCCAGGGagcagttcctgcagctccagcagcagctgctgcacacgGAGAGGAGGAGCCAGCACCTCCAGGAAGAGCTCGAGAGCAGACCCTCGGGGACAAACATGCAGCAG GCCTTGCTACCGGAGCAGCGAGCAGTGCATGCGGATTCCTGCCGCAGGATCGGGCACCTCTGA
- the NIN gene encoding ninein isoform X3 yields the protein MDEAEQDQYEARLKELFDSFDSTGTGSLGQEELTDLCHMLHLEEVAPALQQTLLQGNLLGRVHFDQFKEALILILSRTLSNEEHFQEPDSSPEAQPKYIKGGKRYGRRSLPEFQESVEDFAEVTVIEPLSEEAHPAHIAASQEHWKTRGSEEEEYEAEGQLRFWNPDDLNASPGASPGPDWIEEKLQEVCEHLGITRDGHLNRKKLVSICEQYGLHAAAGEVLEEVLHNLEQDGTMSIEDFFYGLFRNGKSLTPSASTPYRQLKRHLSMQSFDESGRRTTTPSAMPSTIGFSLFSSLDDGMGYGCVEGVLDCWHQEGIENSQEILKALDFSLDGKVNLTELTLALENELLTTKNGVHQAALASFKTEIRHLLERFDQVAREKEKLRSDLEKAEKLKSLMASEVDDHHAAIERRNEYNLRKLDEEYKERIAALKSELRREREQILQQANKQRLELEQEIEKLKTDENYIRDRLGLALKENSRLENELLESGEKLAECESLASKLQRNLENVLAEKFGDLDPSSAEFFLQEERLAQMRSEYEQQCRELQDQIDELHSELQEFRAQGKVLRPALKSSLSEEFDIDMKSHGTSGIEPDQGLGSEDCNPLNMSIEAEMAIEQMKEQHHRDLHHLKQELEDTVSHYEKQLDEAKAHWEKEQEDMRQKYAEQMNGMEKQITGLQNQIAELQGEAAALREQQEKLSCEHNEEKNKLQTRFDEEKASLQELLRQEHEEDVRARLEQVNEEFRQEREELIQKSVWGEEKMRVLVQTLQEEKGELERGFHEQLKRLAELHALEKEELQEELLRKHQQELEEERKKMASDYNRRASHAQTQFSVDTQTLVNKYEETLQSLEGRYQRELQELAEQQREEKSQWEFERDEIAQEVAEAHEQLKESLASEKAVCSALSQEKDLLEKNFKEEVNKLVCEREQLEKELRELRSAAREQEEKMMEKINQLQNDHEKELKEKDEHISTVEQNGKLVREKLERLDSEYKREKEELNSKLLALESLNRDICERAETEKAQMGLEVSDLRGKIQKLQWETRSFSALQSHYRVLESEYAKAKSQIAASPAAAPLGDDGDVLQNLQKVHEQAVKENVRMAAQILRLQHRLQAAEQELRPASPSCSQAGSEPEEIEPSFEGLPSDCQDVAMGADVSVLPPPEADTTDLEEMSEMDWDLEEGCVKARAGGHPEAQGCWIQGSQAALDADGNQDCDKSLSWVPLLPKKRDLEKAPRPKALHSDVKQQKVHLLNHRIAPKNQGFVSDALKMQVELESAEELSEDSLLLDHTPGAANGDLKSVIAQLWKRMEELEDRSMAQAELLSLQEEIQVENEDLKAEVMQLIEKNRVLEDNLRRLRRLCWEQKESEVESVKFEDENTKFLVEDKGLEGIKELEDVQEQDAQGNPDVPSDTRGGKLEEHPAAFRGQRDKNPQSDGAATRVGRAGMREPNLQVKEKALGRPEERRAVTQGLQSTCTELQQKVDLLRCEAEKLREENAVLKNEVTLLNEEGSASSLKLRELNGSREEMRQKIEAVRKEKVAVQKMVDNLKKQVADLKTRNQQLDSENTELSQRNSKNQADVQDLNQQLARVLKQKEREEGKCTLEEWEKERLLLKEELENSKIESSNMVSSLEMDLSKMKVQAHLLEQENHILKQELEKTKQLPRCPDLADLQNEVASLITKNEKLQKEKEALSEELNRCIDKVAQVSCLESAIGSLKQEQKSWEQQSQALKAQLSLSQDKVQSLGETLQSTNLQMSRLKSDLQLAQQEKESLQQEVMALHKQLQSSSEKNLVLEVAVPPPGLQDQQGPIHWDQQEQRLLRQDNERLQREVQSTKTDLAHSREKIRQLESTILSLKHQKHQSQAGIVKAIEQEKLSLKRECEQLQKELSSANRKISQMNSLERELETSSENEGLRKKQVKLDDQLMENPVAGPSREGGSALSEIVCEDAAARGDA from the exons CACTGGAAGACGCGAGGCAGCGAGGAGGAGGAGTACGAGGCCGAGG GACAGCTGCGCTTCTGGAACCCAGACGACCTGAACGCCTCCCCTGGGGCCTCGCCTGGCCCAGACTGGATCGAGGAGAAGCTTCAGGAGGTCTGCGAGCACCTGGGCATCACCAGGGATGGCCACCTGAACAGGAAGAAGCTGGTTTCCATCTGTGAGCAGTACGGGCTGCACGCGGCGGCCGGGGAG GTGCTTGAAGAGGTGCTCCATAACCTGGAGCAAGATGGGACCATGAGCATTGAGGATTTCTTTTATGGCCTGTTTAGAAATGGGAAATCTCTCACCCCCTCAGCATCTACTCCCTACCGGCAGCTGAAACGCCACCTCTCCATGCAG TCCTTCGACGAGAGCGGCAGACGCACGACCACCCCCTCGGCCATGCCCAGCACCATCGGCTTCtccctcttctccagcctggatGATGGGATGGGCTATGGCTGTGTGGAGGGGGTCCTGGACTGCTGGCACCAGGAGGGCATAGAGAACAGCCAGGAGATCCTGAAG GCTCTGGACTTCAGCTTGGATGGGAAGGTGAACCTGACGGAGCTGACGCTGGCGCTGGAGAACGAGCTCCTGACCACCAAGAATGGGGTGCAccaggcagccctggccagcTTCAAAACGGAGATCAGGCACTTGCT ggagaggTTTGACCAGGTGgccagggagaaggagaagctgcGGTCGGacctggagaaggcagagaagcTGAAATCCCTGATGGCCTCGGAAGTGGACGATCACCACGCCGCCATCGAGCGCCGCAACGAGTACAACCTCAG GAAGCTGGATGAGGAGTACAAGGAGAGGATCGCCGCTCTGAAGAGCGAGCTGCGCAGGGAGCGGGAGCAGATCCTGCAGCAGGCCAATAaacagaggctggagctggagcaggagattgaaaagctgaaaacagaTGAGAATTACATCCGAGACCGCCTGGGCCTGGCCCTGAAG GAAAACAGCCGCCTGGAAAACGAGCTCTTGGAATCAGGAGAAAAACTGGCTGAGTGTGAAAGTCTGGCAAGCAAACTGCAGAGGAACTTGGAAAACGTCCTGGCTGAGAAG TTTGGTGACCTGgatcccagcagtgctgagtttttcctgcaggaggagaggctggcCCAGATGAGGAGCGAGTAcgagcagcagtgcagg gagctgcaggaccagATTGATGAGCTgcactcagagctgcaggagttCCGTGCCCAAGGCAAAGTGCTCAGGCCTGCCCTGAAAAGTTCCTTGTCAGAGGAGTTTGACATTGACATGAAGAGTCACGGCACCAGTGGGATTGAGCCTGACCAAG GACTCGGTTCAGAAGACTGCAACCCATTAAATATGAGCATAGAGGCAGAAATGGCCATTGAGCAGATGaaggagcagcaccacagggaTCTGCATCACCTCAAACAGGAGCTTGAAGACACA GTGAGCCATTATGAAAAGCAGCTGGATGAGGCAAAAGCCCACTGGGAAAAGGAGCAAGAGGATATGAGGCAGAAGTATGCTGAGCAGATGAATGGCATGGAAAAGCAGATCACTGGCCTCCAAAATCAAatagcagagctgcagggagaggcagcgGCGCTccgagagcagcaggagaagctcaGCTGTGAACACAAcgaggagaaaaacaaattacagaCGCGTTTCGATGAGGAGAAAGCCAGTCTGCAGGAActgctgaggcaggagcacGAAGAGGATGTCAGGGCCAGACTGGAGCAGGTGAACGAGGAGTTCAGGCAAGAGCGGGAGGAGCTGATCCAGAAGAGTGtctggggggaagaaaagatgAGAGTTCTGGTGCAGaccctgcaggaggagaagggggagcTGGAACGGGGCTTCCACGAGCAGCTGaagaggctggcagagctgcacgccctggagaaggaggagctccaggaggagctgctgaggaagcaccagcaggagctggaggaggaaag gaaaaaaatggcaagTGACTATAACAGAAGAGCATCTCATGCACAAACTCAGTTCTCTGTGGACACACAAACACTTGTgaataaatatgaagaaacCCTGCAGAGTCTGGAAGGACGTTACCAgcgagagctgcaggagcttgCTGAGCAGCAAAGAGAGGAGAAATCCCAGTGGGAGTTTGAAAGGGATGAAATTGCTCAGGAGGTTGCTGAAGCCCAcgagcagctgaaggaaagcTTGGCGAGTGAGAAGGCTGTTTGTTCTGCCCTGAGCCAGGAGAAGGATCTCCTGGAGAAAAACTTCAAGGAAGAAGTGAACAAGCTGGTGTGtgagagggagcagctggagaaggagctgcgAGAGCTGAGGAGTGCTGCCCGGGAGCAAGAGGAAAAGATGatggagaaaataaaccaaCTCCAAAATGACCATGAAaaagagctgaaggagaaagatGAGCATATATCCACAGTGGAGCAAAACGGGAAACTGGTTagggaaaagctggagagaCTGGACAGTGAGTATAAGCGAGAGAAAGAAGAGCTCAATTCCAAACTTCTTGCTTTGGAGAGCTTAAACAGAGACATTTGTGAaagagcagagacagaaaaggcTCAGATGGGTTTGGAAGTCTCGGACCTCCgagggaaaatacagaaattgcaGTGGGAAACACGGAGCttttctgccctgcagagccattACAGGGTCCTGGAGAGTGAGTATGCAAAAGCCAAGAGCCAGATcgctgcttctcctgctgcagctcctctgggagaCGATGGGGATGTTCTCCAAAACCTGCAGAAGGTGCACGAGCAGGCGGTGAAGGAGAACGTCAGGATGGCTGCCCAGAtcctgaggctgcagcaccggctgcaagcagcagagcaggagctgcgacctgccagccccagctgctcccaggctggctcagAACCAGAGGAAATAGAGCCCAGTTTTGAAGGGTTGCCCAGTGATTGTCAAGATGTGGCCATGGGAGCAGATGTCAGTGTCCTTCCACCTCCGGAGGCTGATACTACAGACCTGGAAGAAATGTCGGAGATGGATTGGGATTTGGAGGAGGGATGTGTGAAAGCCAGAGCTGGTGGGCACCCCGAGGCACAGGGGTGCTGGATCCAGGGAAGTCAAGCAGCTCTGGATGCTGATGGCAACCAGGATTGTGACAAGAGCCTTTCTTGGGTGCCTCTGCTGCCAAAAAAGAGAGACCTGGAGAAAGCTCCCAGGCCAAAAGCGCTACACAGCGATGTCAAACAGCAGAAGGTTCATCTGCTAAATCACAGAATAGCTCCCAAAAATCAGGGGTTTGTCTCTGATGCTTTGAAGATGCAGGTGGAGCTGGAGAGTGCTGAAGAGCTGAGTGAAGACTCTCTCCTGCTGGATCACACTCCTGGGGCAGCAAACGGTGACCTGAAGAGCGTAATAGCTCAGCTTTGGAAAAGGATGGAAGAGCTGGAAGACAGATCCATGGCACAGGCTGAACTTCTGTCACTACAAGAAGAAATTCAGGTAGAAAATGAGGATCTGAAGGCTGAAGTGATGCagttaattgaaaaaaatagagTGCTGGAAGACAACCTGCGTAGGCTGAGAAGGCTTTGTTGGGAACAAAAAGAAAGCGAGGTGGAAAGCGTGAAGTTTGAAGATGAAAACACCAAATTCCTTGTGGAAGATAAAGGATTGGAAGGTATTAAAGAATTGGAGGATGTCCAAGAACAAGATGCTCAAGGAAACCCAGATGTGCCCAGTGACACGAGAGGTGGGAAGCTGGAAGAACATCCCGCTGCTTTCAGGGGCCAGCGGGACAAGAACCCCCAAAGCGACGGCGCCGCGACACgagtgggaagagcaggaatgagGGAGCCCAACCTCCAGGTGAAGGAGAAAGCTCTGGGTCgcccagaggagaggagggcagTGACCCAGGGCTTGCAGAGCACgtgcactgagctgcagcagaaggttGACCTGCTGAG GTGTGAGGCCGAGAAGCTCCGCGAGGAAAACGCCGTCCTGAAGAACGAGGTGACTTTATTGAATGAGGAAGGGAGCGCTTCCAGCCTGAAACTGAGGGAGCTGAATGGATCCAGGGAAGAAATGAG gcagaagatTGAGGCTgtgagaaaggagaaagtgGCTGTGCAGAAGATGGTGGACAACCTGAAAAAGCAG GTGGCTGATCTGAAGACCAGGAACCAACAGCTGGactctgaaaacacagaactcAGCCAGAGGAACTCCAAAAACCAGGCAGATGTGCAGGATCTCAACCAACAGCTGGCAAGGGTGCTcaagcaaaaggaaagggaagaggggaagTGTACCCTGGAAgaatgggaaaaggagaggctgctgctgaaagaggAGCTGGAAAACTCCAAAATCGAG TCATCAAATATGGTGTCGTCTTTGGAGATGGATTTGTCAAAAATGAAGGTTCAAGCTCAtctcctggagcaggagaacCACATCCtcaagcaggagctggagaagacAAAACAG CTGCCCAGGTGTCCTGATCTTGCTGACCTTCAAAACGAAGTTGCAAGTTTAATCACTAAAAACGAGaagctgcagaaagagaaagaagccCTGAGTGAGGAACTGAACAGATGCATTGATAAG GTAGCTCAGGTCAGCTGCCTGGAGAGTGCAATTGGCAGCCtgaagcaggagcagaaatcctgggagcagcagagtcAGGCACtgaaagcacagctcagcctctcccaggACAAG gttCAGAGCCTCGGTGAAACTCTGCAGAGCACCAACCTCCAAATGTCCCGGCTGAAATCCGACCTGCAGCTGGcccagcaggagaaggaaagtcTGCAACAAGAAGTGATGGCACTGCAcaaacagctgcagagcagcagtgaaaag AACCTGGTTCTGGAAGTGGCTGTGcctcccccagggctgcaggaccaGCAGGGGCCCATCCATTGGgatcagcaggagcagaggctgctcaggcaggacaacgagaggctgcagagggaagtGCAGAGCACAAAAACAGACCTGGCTCACTCCAGGGAAAAG ATCCGACAGCTGGAATCCACAATCCTCTCCCTAAAGCACCAAAAGCATCAGAGCCAGGCAGGCATTGTCAAAGCCATcgagcaggagaagctgagcttGAAGAGAGAGTGTGAACAGCTTCAGAAGGAGCTGTCATCTGCAAACAGGAAG ATCAGTCAGATGAATTCTCTCGAACGTGAACTGGAAACCAGCTCAGAAAATGAAGGGCTGAGAAAAAAGCAAGTCAAGCTGGATGATCAGTTAATGGAG AACCCAGTGGCTGGACCTAGCAGAGAAGGGGGCAGTGCTCTCTCTGAGATAGTGTGTGAAG ATGCTGCAGCCCGGGGGGATGCGTag